TCTGCTCCGCGTCGAGCAGCCCCGGAATGCCCAGGTAGTCGGCTTCTTCCTCGCTGCCGGCGGGGGTGGCAGTGCCGAAGGAGGAGCCGTCGAAGATCACCTGATCCAGTTCCGCGTCGGCCCCCAGCGAGACGAAGCCTTTGTCGGGGTCACCCGGCTCGTTCTGCTCCTTGACCGCCGGTTCGTCGAGCAGCGGATCCTCGAGCGATTCGCGGTGCGGTTTGCCCAGCACGTGGTCGCGCTGCGCCTCTAGCTCACTGGCCAACTGCAGCAGGTTGGGTACCGACGGCAGGAAGATGCTGGCCGTCTCACCCGCCCGGCGGGAACGCACGAACCGCCCGATGGCCTGTGCGAAGAACAACGGCGTCGAGGCACTGGTGGCGTAGATGCCAACCGAGAGCCGGGGTACGTCCACGCCTTCGGAGACCATTCGCACCGCAACCAACCAGCGGCTGGTGCCGGCGGAGAACTCGCTGATGCGGGCCGACGATTTGGGGTCGTCGGAGAGCACCACGGTCGGGTCCTCGCCGGTGAGTTTCTTCAGCAACGTGGCGTAGGCGCGGGCCGCGGTCTGGTCGGAGGCGATGATCATGCCGCCCGCGTCCGGCACGTGCTCCCGCAGCTGGCGCAGCCGGCGATCGGCCGCGGTGATGACCGCCGGCATCCATTCGCCGGCCGGGTCCAGCGCGGTGCGCCACGCCCGAGCCGTCTGCTCGGCCGACAATGGCTCACCCAGCCGGGCCTCGTGCTCTTCGCCGGCGCTGTCGCGCCAGCGCGCCTGACCGGAATAGGCCATGAACACCACCGGGCGCACCACGCCGTCGGCGAGCGCCTCGGCATAGCCGTAGGTGTGGTCGGCCCGCGACCGCAGCACACCCTCGGCGTCCGGCTCGTAGTCGACGTAGGGGATGGGGCAGTCGTCGCTGCGGAACGGCGTACCGGTCAGCGCTAGCCGGCGGGTGGCGTCGCTGAACGCCTCCTGGATCGCGTCACCCCAGGTC
The nucleotide sequence above comes from Mycobacterium vicinigordonae. Encoded proteins:
- a CDS encoding DEAD/DEAH box helicase; this translates as MFYSRDQHRLGVSAQPATGGLLSLQPVGHFPADTSAALRGWQRRALVKYLGTEPRDFLAVATPGSGKTAFALRIAGELIAHRAVEQLTVVVPTEHLKIQWAQAAARQGLSLDPKFSNSNPQTSPEFHGVVVTYAQVAAHPTLHRVRTEQRKTLVVFDEIHHGGDAKTWGDAIQEAFSDATRRLALTGTPFRSDDCPIPYVDYEPDAEGVLRSRADHTYGYAEALADGVVRPVVFMAYSGQARWRDSAGEEHEARLGEPLSAEQTARAWRTALDPAGEWMPAVITAADRRLRQLREHVPDAGGMIIASDQTAARAYATLLKKLTGEDPTVVLSDDPKSSARISEFSAGTSRWLVAVRMVSEGVDVPRLSVGIYATSASTPLFFAQAIGRFVRSRRAGETASIFLPSVPNLLQLASELEAQRDHVLGKPHRESLEDPLLDEPAVKEQNEPGDPDKGFVSLGADAELDQVIFDGSSFGTATPAGSEEEADYLGIPGLLDAEQMRALLHRRQDEQLQKRAASAQGAVVQPITTHGQLRELRRELNALVSIAHHRTGKPHGWIHNELRRRCGGPPIAAATRDQLKERIDAVRRLNSEQG